From a single Silene latifolia isolate original U9 population chromosome 6, ASM4854445v1, whole genome shotgun sequence genomic region:
- the LOC141588412 gene encoding uncharacterized protein LOC141588412: MAVVQGSSCRDRILEMLQTLEKREHGRFLAMAWAIWKIRNQRLFEEAPPPEHVVISSLIRMVVDYQSYADHVITRPRCVAEVGSNGWSPPMMGTIKINTDAYMAEDGSVGLGAVARDGNGTLLWLGCRRVRAEWDVEVAEAQATIFGLCLARERDLSNIAFESDALRLIMAVKRKECERTPFGLCVDDVRSLLNSFEMNVCSHVKRGGNTVAHCVARICETVGEERVFISDFPQGVISLAEIDLI; encoded by the coding sequence ATGGCGGTGGTACAGGGCAGTTCATGTCGGGACCGTATTTTGGAGATGCTGCAGACTTTGGAAAAACGAGAGCATGGTCGGTTTTTAGCTATGGCATGGGCAATATGGAAAATTCGCAATCAAAGACTCTTCGAGGAAGCTCCACCACCCGAGCATGTGGTTATTTCAAGTCTGATCAGGATGGTGGTCGACTACCAAAGTTATGCTGACCACGTCATAACAAGACCGAGGTGTGTAGCGGAAGTGGGTAGCAATGGCTGGTCTCCTCCAATGATGGGCACCATTAAAATAAATACCGATGCATATATGGCCGAAGATGGATCAGTGGGACTGGGTGCGGTTGCTCGGGACGGCAATGGTACGTTACTGTGGCTCGGATGTAGGAGAGTGAGGGCAGAATGGGATGTGGAAGTTGCGGAGGCTCAGGCGACTATTTTTGGTCTCTGTTTGGCTAGGGAGAGGGACTTGTCAAATATTGCTTTCGAAAGTGATGCTCTGAGGTTGATTATGGCAGTGAAGCGCAAAGAGTGTGAGAGGACACCTTTTGGTCTGTGTGTGGACGATGTACGAAGCCTTTTAAATTCTTTCGAGATGAATGTGTGTTCTCATGTAAAACGTGGGGGGAATACTGTTGCACATTGTGTGGCTAGGATTTGTGAAACTGTAGGGGAGGAAAGAGTCTTTATATCAGATTTCCCGCAAGGGGTTATCTCTCTTGCGGAGATTGATTTAATATAA